A window from Gymnogyps californianus isolate 813 chromosome 27, ASM1813914v2, whole genome shotgun sequence encodes these proteins:
- the SLC6A17 gene encoding sodium-dependent neutral amino acid transporter SLC6A17, whose amino-acid sequence MPKNSKVTQREHSSEHVTESVADLLAHEEPVDYKRSVLNVTGETWDKQKDGDEELDAENRPAWNSKLQYILAQIGYSVGLGNVWRFPYLCQKNGGGAYLVPYLVLLVIIGLPLFFLELAVGQRIRRGSIGVWNYICPRLGGIGYASCLVCFFVGLYYNVIIGWSIFYFFKSFQYPLPWSECPIVKNGSVAIVETECERSSATTYFWYRETLDISNSISESGGLNWKMTLCLLVAWSLVGLAMIKGIQSSGKVMYFSSLFPYVVLVCFLVRGLLLRGAVDGIMHMFTPKLDKMLDPQVWREAATQVFFALGLGFGGVIAFSSYNKQDNNCHFDATLVSFINFFTSVLATLVVFAVLGFKANIMNEKCVVENAEKILGYLNTNVLSHDLIPPHVNFSHLTAKDYNEMYRVIMTVKEGHFKELGLDACLLEDELNKSVQGTGLAFIAFTEAMTHFPASPFWSVMFFLMLINLGLGSMIGTMSGITTPIIDTFKVRKEVFTVGCCIFAFVVGLIFVQRSGNYFVTMFDDYSATLPLTVVVILENIAVAWIYGTKKFMQELTEMLGFRPYQFYYYTWKYVSPICMAVLMTASIIQLGVSPPGYSAWIREEAAEKFLFYPTWAMAILISLIILATLPLPLVFILRQFHLVSDGSNTLSVTYKKGRMMKDISNLEDNDETRFILSKVPSETPSPMPTHRSYLGPGSNSPMEMSSAPNGRYGSGYLLASTPESEL is encoded by the exons ATGCCGAAGAACAGCAAGGTGACGCAGCGGGAGCACAGCAGCGAGCATGTCACCGAGTCGGTGGCCGACCTGCTGGCCCACGAAGAGCCCGTGGACTACAAACGCAGCGTCCTCAACGTGACGGGGGAGACCTGGGACAAGCAGAAGGATGGAGATGAGGAGTTGGATGCGGAGAACCGGCCGGCGTGGAACAGCAAGCTGCAGTACATCCTGGCGCAGATCGGCTACTCCGTGGGGCTGGGCAATGTCTGGCGCTTCCCCTACCTCTGCCAGAAGAACGGAGGAG gCGCCTACCTGGTCCCGTACCTGGTCCTGCTCGTCATCATCGGGCTCCCCCTCTTCTTCCTGGAGCTGGCGGTGGGGCAGCGGATCCGCCGGGGCAGCATCGGCGTCTGGAATTACATCTGTCCTCGCCTGGGGGGCATCGGCTATGCCAGCTGCCTC GTCTGTTTTTTTGTCGGTCTCTATTACAACGTCATCATTGGCTGGAGCATCTTTTACTTCTTTAAGTCCTTCCAGTACCCTCTTCCCTGGAGCGAGTGCCCCATCGTGAAAAACGGCTCGGTGGCCA TTGTGGAGACCGAATGCGAGAGGAGCTCGGCCACCACCTACTTCTGGTACCGCGAGACCCTGGACATCTCCAACTCCATCTCGGAGAGCGGGGGGCTCAACTGGAAGATGACCCTGTGTCTGCTGGTGGCCTGGAGCCTTGTTGGCTTGGCTATGATCAAAGGCATCCAGTCCTCGGGGAAG GTGATGTACTTCAGCTCGCTCTTCCCCTACGTGGTCCTGGTTTGCTTCTTGGTGCGGGGACTTCTGCTGCGCGGGGCGGTGGATGGGATCATGCACATGTTCACACCCAAG CTGGACAAGATGCTGGACCCCCAGGTGTGGCGGGAGGCAGCTACGCAGGTTTTCTTCGCCTTGGGCCTGGGCTTCGGGGGGGTCATCGCCTTCTCCAGCTACAACAAGCAGGACAACAACTGCCACTTTGATGCCACGCTCGTCTCCTTCATCAACTTCTTCACGTCCGTCCTGGCCACCCTGGTTGTCTTTGCTGTGCTGGGCTTCAAGGCCAACATCATGAATGAGAAATGTGTGGTGGA GAACGCTGAGAAGATCTTGGGCTACCTGAACACCAACGTGCTGAGCCATGACCTCATCCCACCCCACGTGAACTTCTCCCACCTCACCGCCAAGGACTACAATGAGATGTACAGGGTGATCATGACAGTGAAAGAGGGGCACTTCAAAGAACTGGGCTTGGATGCTTGCCTGTTGGAGGACGAACTCAACAAG TCGGTGCAAGGAACTGGCCTGGCCTTCATTGCCTTCACAGAAGCCATGACCCACTTCCCAGCCTCGCCGTTTTGGTCCGTCATGTTCTTCCTGATGCTGATAAACCTGGGGTTGGGGAGCATGATCGGGACCATGTCAGGCATCACTACACCCATCATCGACACCTTCAAGGTGCGGAAGGAAGTGTTCACAG TTGGTTGCTGCATCTTCGCCTTCGTGGTGGGACTGATCTTTGTGCAGCGCTCTGGGAATTACTTTGTCACCATGTTTGACGATTATTCAGCCACCCTGCCACTCACGGTCGTGGTCATCCTGGAGAACATCGCTGTGGCCTGGATTTACGGCACCAAGAA GTTCATGCAGGAGCTGACGGAAATGCTGGGTTTCCGGCCCTATCAGTTCTACTACTACACCTGGAAGTACGTCTCTCCCATCTGCATGGCTGTGCTCATGACCGCTAGCATCATCCAGCTGGGAGTCAGCCCCCCGGGCTACAGTGCATGGATCAGAGAGGAG GCTGCAGAAAAGTTCCTTTTCTACCCAACCTGGGCCATGGCTATCCTCATCTCTCTGATCATCCTGGCAaccctccctctgcctctggTCTTCATCCTCCGGCAGTTCCACCTCGTGTCAGACGGCTCCAACACCCTCTCTGTCACCTATAAGAAGGGCCGGATGATGAAGGACATCTCCAATTTGGAAGACAACGATGAGACCCGCTTCATCCTGAGCAAAGTGCCCAGCGAGACCCCGTCCCCCATGCCCACGCACCGTTCCTACCTGGGTCCCGGGAGCAACTCCCCCATGGAAATGAGCAGTGCCCCCAACGGACGATACGGGAGTGGGTACCTACTGGCCAGCACCCCTGAATCCGAACTGTAA